Below is a window of Variovorax sp. TBS-050B DNA.
CCAAAGGCGTCATCCCCCATCAACGCCTCGCCCGACAGCTTCAACAAGATTCGCTTGTGGGCTGGGCGGGCATCGGACATGGGCATTTTCCTTGGTTGAGTTGGCGGGGGCGAGTGTAGAACGAGGCGGTGAAAAAGCGACGGCGCACAGGGGCGTGCCGTCGCTTCGGTGCGTAACAGTTTTACGCGTTGGCTTTGGCGGCAGCAACCTGCGCGGCCACTTCGGCGGCGAAGTCGTCGACCTTCTTCTCGATGCCTTCGCCGACCACGTAGAGCGTGAAGCTCTTGATCGCGGTGTTGGCGGCCTTGAGCATCTGCTCGACGGTCTGCTTGTCGTTCTTCACGAAAGCCTGGTTGTGCAGCGAGACTTCCTTGAGGTACTTCTGCACGCCGCCTTCGATGCGCTTGGCAACGATGTCGGCCGGCTGCGGCTTCTTGCCCTCGGCTTCGGCCGCCTTGCGGTCTTCCTCGGCCTTGCCTGCCGCCACGGCACGTTCTTTCTCGATCAGGTCGGCAGGCACGTCGGCGGCCGAGATCGCGACCGGCTTCATGGCGGCGATGTGCATCGCCACGTCCTTGGCCGAGGTGTCGTCGCCTTCGAACTCCACCATCACGCCGATGCGCGTGCCGTGCAGGTACGAAGCCAGCTTGCCGTTGCCCGAGAAGTGCTTGAAGCGGCGGAAGCTCATGTTCTCGCCGATCTTGCCGATCAGGCCCTTGCGCACGTCCTCGAGCGTGGGGCCGAAGCCGTCCTGCTCGTAGGGCAGCGCGCCCAGCGCCGCGAGGTCGGCCGGGTTGTTCTTCGCGACCAGCATCGCGGCGGCGTTGGCCATGGCCAGGAAGCTGTCGTTCTTGGTGACGAAGTCGGTCTCGCAGTTGATCTCGATCATGCCGCCTTTGTCGCCTTCGACGAACGCGGTGACCACGCCCTCGGCCGTGATGCGGCCCGAGGCCTTGCCGGCCTTGTTGCCGAGCTTGATGCGCAGCAGCTCTTCAGCCTTTTCCATGTTGCCGTCGGCCTCCGTCAGGGCCTTCTTGCATTCCATCATGGGCGCATCGGTCTTTGCGCGCAGTTCGCCGACCATGCTTGCGGTGATTGCAGCCATTGTTCTCTCTCCGTGTCCAAAAAATCAGATTAAAAAAAAGGGGCACCAAAGCCCCTTCTTCAGGCGCGTGAAGGCCTCGATCAGGCCGAGGCGCCCTCTTCGACTTCAACGAATTCGTCGCTGCCTTCGGCGATGGCCTTGACCACGTCGCCGGTGGCGCTGTTGCGGCCTTCGATGATCGCGTCGGCGATGCCGCGGGCATAGAGCGTGACGGCCTTCGACGAGTCGTCGTTGCCCGGGATCACGTAGTCGATGCCTTCGGGCGAGTGGTTCGAGTCCACCACGCCGATCAGCGGAATGCCGAGCTTCTTGGCTTCGGCCACGGCGATCTTGTGGAAGCCCACGTCGATCACGAAGATGGCGTCGGGCAGCGCGGTCATGTCCTGGATGCCGCCGATGTCCTTCTCGAGCTTCTCGATTTCACGCGTGAACGTGAGCTGTTCCTTCTTGCTCAGGCTGTCGAGGCCGGCTTCCTGCTGGGCCTTCATGTCCTTCAGGCGCTTGATCGAGGTCTTGACCGTCTTGAAGTTGGTCAGCATGCCGCCGAGCCAGCGGGTGTCGACGTAGGGCACGCCGGCGCGACGCGCCTCGGCAGCCACGATCTCGCGCGCCTGGCGCTTGGTGCCGACCATCAGGATGGTGCCGCGGTTGGCGGTGAGCTGCTTGGCGTACTTCATCGCCTCCTGGAACATCGGGAGCGACTTTTCCAGGTTGATGATGTGGATCTTGTTGCGATGGCCGAAGATGAACGGGGCCATCTTGGGGTTCCAGAAGCGGGTCTGGTGTCCGAAGTGGACACCGGCTTCCAGCATTTCGCGCATGGTGGTCGACATTGAAAATTACTCCAAAGGTTGGGTCTAAAATCCAGCCCGTTTTGCTGCTCCTGGCTTCTGCGGAACAGCAACACCTTGAATGGGCCGGTTTGCGGATGTGTCTGGCTGGATGGGGCGACAAGACTGTCAAAGCCTGCCACCCGTCAGCGAAACCCAACGAGTATAGCACGGCCCACCCGTCCCTCCCCCGGAACCGAGCCGTCCGCAGCCCTTCAAGCCACCCATGAACGACCTTCACGCCACCCGTCTGGACCTCCTGGCCGGTGGCACCGACGCACGCACCGAACTGGAGCGCGCCATCGGCCTCTCCGAATCGGCGGCCTGCCGCCACGCATTCACCCGCACGATGTTCCACGAGGCGCGTCAGGAGGTCGCCGCGGCGGCGCCCGCAAGCCGGCTCGCCGGCCTCGCCTTCACCGCCAAGGACCTGTTCGACATCGCAGGGCAGCCGACGCCGGCCGGCTCGGTGGTGCTGTCGCACGCGCCGGCCGCCCGGGCCGACGCCGTCGCCGTGGCGCGGCTGCGCGCCGCCGGCGGGGTGCTCACGGGCCGCACCAACATGACGGAGTTCGCGTTCTCCGGCGTCGGCGTCAATCCCCACCACGGCACGCCGGCCAACGTGGCCGACGCCGCCACGCCGCGCATTCCGGGCGGCTCGTCCTCCGGCGCCGCGATCTCGGTGGCCACGGGTGCTGCGTTCATCGGCCTGGGCTCCGACACCGGCGGCTCGATCCGCATTCCGGCCGCGCTGAACGGCATCGTCGGCTTCAAGAGCACCGCCCGCCTCGTTCCGGCCGACGGCGCGCTGCCGCTGTCGACCACGCTCGACACCGTCTGCGCCATGACGCGCTCGGTGCGCGACGCCATCCTCGCCCACGAGATCCTCGCCGCCCGGCGCGTGACGGCCGGCGCGGCGGCGCTGGGCGCCTACCGGCTCGCGGTGGTGAAGAACCTGTTCTTCGACGGCATCGAGCCCGCGGTGGCCCGCGCCTTCGACGATGCGCTCGCGGCGCTGCGACAAGGCGGCGCCCGCATCGAGGAGATCGTGCTGCCCGAGCTTGCCGAGCTGCCGGCGATCAACGCCACGGGCGGCTTCTCGGCCGCCGAGGCGTATGCATGGCACCGCCTGCTGCTCGAACGCAGCGGCGCGGGCTACGACCCGCGCGTGGCCCAGCGCATCCTCAAGGGTGCCGCGATGAAGGCGCATGAATACATCGACCTCGTGAACGCGCGCCGCGACTGGATCTCTCGCATCGAAACGGCGCTGGCGCCGTTCGACGCCGTGCTGTCGCCCACGGTGCCGATCACCGCGCCCGCCATCGCTGACGTGGCGCCCGGCGCCGAGCGCGACGACGCGTTCTTCCGCATCAACGCGCTGCTGCTGCGCAATCCCTCGGTCGTCAACATGCTCGACGGCTGCGCGATCTCACTGCCATGCCACGCGGCCGGCGAGCTTCCGGCCGGGCTGATGATCTGGCACGGGGCCCTGCATGACGATCCGGTGCTCGCGATTGCCCTTCAGGCGGAAAAAGTGCTGCAGGCACGGTAGGCTCGCGCAGTCGCGCCGACAGGTGCGGGCCCTCTCTTCTTACTTCTTCCATCAATGAAAATCGCGATCGTGGGCGCCGGGATCATCGGCGTCACCACCGCCTGGGAATTGGCCTCGGACGGCCATGAAGTGTCCGTTTTCGAGCGCCGCGGCGCCGCCGCCGAAGAAGCCAGCTTCGCCAATGCCGGCGTGGTGGCGCCGGGCTACGTCACGCCCTGGGCCGCGCCGGGCATGCGCGTCAAGGTGCTGCGCTCGCTGCTCTCTTCGCACGGGGCCATCAAGCTGCGCTGGCCGCTGGGCGCACGCGACCTCGGCTGGATCTCGCGCTGGCAGAAGGCGTGCAAGCTGGAGACGTATCTCGCCAATCGCGCGCGCATGCAGCGCCTCGCGTTCTACAGCCGGACCCGGCTGCACGAGGTGACCGAAGCGCGCGAACTGAGCTACGAACGCAGCGACGGCTACCTGGTGCTCCTGCGCTCCAAGCGCGAGAAGAAACTGGTGCAGCCCGGGCTCGAGGTGCTGCGCGCGGCCGGCAGCGTCTTTCGCGAGGTCGATGCCGACGAGGCACGCCGCATCGAGCCGGCGCTCAGCACCGACACGGCGCTCGCGGGCGCGATCCATCTGCCCGAGGACGAGGTGGCGAACTGCCGCCAGTTCGCGCTGCTCCTCAAGTGGGAGGCCGAGGCCCTCGGCGCCCAGTTCCATTTCAACTGCGACATCGCGCCGCTGAGCCGCGCGACGCCCACGTCGCTGTCGCTCGCGAGCGGCTCGCCGCCGCTGAACTTCGACGCCGTCGTGGTCTGCGCCGGGCTCGCCTCGGCCTCGCTGCTGCGGCCGCTGGGGCTGCGGATTCCGCTGGCGCCGGTGTACGGGCATTCCATCAGCGCGCCGATCCGCGAATCGCTCAACGCGCCGCGCAGTGCGGTGATGGACGAGCGCTACAAGGTCGCGATC
It encodes the following:
- the tsf gene encoding translation elongation factor Ts, translating into MAAITASMVGELRAKTDAPMMECKKALTEADGNMEKAEELLRIKLGNKAGKASGRITAEGVVTAFVEGDKGGMIEINCETDFVTKNDSFLAMANAAAMLVAKNNPADLAALGALPYEQDGFGPTLEDVRKGLIGKIGENMSFRRFKHFSGNGKLASYLHGTRIGVMVEFEGDDTSAKDVAMHIAAMKPVAISAADVPADLIEKERAVAAGKAEEDRKAAEAEGKKPQPADIVAKRIEGGVQKYLKEVSLHNQAFVKNDKQTVEQMLKAANTAIKSFTLYVVGEGIEKKVDDFAAEVAAQVAAAKANA
- the rpsB gene encoding 30S ribosomal protein S2 — encoded protein: MSTTMREMLEAGVHFGHQTRFWNPKMAPFIFGHRNKIHIINLEKSLPMFQEAMKYAKQLTANRGTILMVGTKRQAREIVAAEARRAGVPYVDTRWLGGMLTNFKTVKTSIKRLKDMKAQQEAGLDSLSKKEQLTFTREIEKLEKDIGGIQDMTALPDAIFVIDVGFHKIAVAEAKKLGIPLIGVVDSNHSPEGIDYVIPGNDDSSKAVTLYARGIADAIIEGRNSATGDVVKAIAEGSDEFVEVEEGASA
- a CDS encoding amidase, which codes for MNDLHATRLDLLAGGTDARTELERAIGLSESAACRHAFTRTMFHEARQEVAAAAPASRLAGLAFTAKDLFDIAGQPTPAGSVVLSHAPAARADAVAVARLRAAGGVLTGRTNMTEFAFSGVGVNPHHGTPANVADAATPRIPGGSSSGAAISVATGAAFIGLGSDTGGSIRIPAALNGIVGFKSTARLVPADGALPLSTTLDTVCAMTRSVRDAILAHEILAARRVTAGAAALGAYRLAVVKNLFFDGIEPAVARAFDDALAALRQGGARIEEIVLPELAELPAINATGGFSAAEAYAWHRLLLERSGAGYDPRVAQRILKGAAMKAHEYIDLVNARRDWISRIETALAPFDAVLSPTVPITAPAIADVAPGAERDDAFFRINALLLRNPSVVNMLDGCAISLPCHAAGELPAGLMIWHGALHDDPVLAIALQAEKVLQAR
- a CDS encoding D-amino acid dehydrogenase, producing MKIAIVGAGIIGVTTAWELASDGHEVSVFERRGAAAEEASFANAGVVAPGYVTPWAAPGMRVKVLRSLLSSHGAIKLRWPLGARDLGWISRWQKACKLETYLANRARMQRLAFYSRTRLHEVTEARELSYERSDGYLVLLRSKREKKLVQPGLEVLRAAGSVFREVDADEARRIEPALSTDTALAGAIHLPEDEVANCRQFALLLKWEAEALGAQFHFNCDIAPLSRATPTSLSLASGSPPLNFDAVVVCAGLASASLLRPLGLRIPLAPVYGHSISAPIRESLNAPRSAVMDERYKVAISRLGQRVRVAGSAEIGGSLGRMNPAAVQTLYKVLHDWFPGAVTLQSGVQQWKGARPMLPDGPPVLGASGVPGVWLNLGHGSSGWALSCGSARVVADLIGGRDAGVDLEGLGVERLHLHA